A DNA window from Aquarana catesbeiana isolate 2022-GZ linkage group LG01, ASM4218655v1, whole genome shotgun sequence contains the following coding sequences:
- the GPX4 gene encoding phospholipid hydroperoxide glutathione peroxidase GPX4 (The sequence of the model RefSeq protein was modified relative to this genomic sequence to represent the inferred CDS: added 31 bases not found in genome assembly), producing MLKVLCVSAKRSLLVAAATGVLCGRTMCAQVDDWKSAKTIYEFSATDIDGNVVSLEKYRGYVCVIVNVASKUGKTPVNYTQLVEIHAKYAERGLHILGFPCNQFGKQEPGDEAQIKDFAASYNVKFDMFSKIEVNGDGAHPLWKWMKEQPKGRGTLGNFSLTVKVWL from the exons ATGTTGAAAGTGCTGTGTGTCAGCGCTAAACGGTCACTACTGGTAGCGGCTGCGACGGGAGTGCTGTGCGGGCGAACCATG TGTGCCCAGGTGGATGACTGGAAGAGTGCGAAGACCATTTATGAATTTTCTGCTACTGACATCGATGGCAATGTAGTTTCCCTGGAGAAATACAG GGGCTATGTGTGTGTCATTGTCAATGTAGCATCTAAATGaggaaaaacacctgtaaactacACTCAGCTTGTAGAAATTCACGCCAAATATGCTGAGAGAGGTTTACACATCCTCGGGTTTCCCTGCAATCAATTTGGAAAGCAG GAACCTGGAGATGAAGCTCAAATTAAAGACTTTGCTGCATCCTATAATGTAAAATTTGACATGTTCAGCAAGATTGAGGTCAATGGAGATGGTGCACATCCCTTGTGGAAATGGATGAAGGAGCAACCTAAAGGACGGGGTACTCTTGGAAA